A window of Citrus sinensis cultivar Valencia sweet orange chromosome 7, DVS_A1.0, whole genome shotgun sequence contains these coding sequences:
- the LOC107178855 gene encoding uncharacterized protein LOC107178855: MFSTKNSLDKNSPPPLEDDRSTKKTKFRAQGEDGDNPSMLSFRDKLMEQQRGMIDAKNSREDFMGREKDIEIEKEDVVIEQEGYLPSISFSQKVHEQLIKPWQSTVVVKLLGRMIGYKALCSQLEILWPNIGGYSVIDLDNGYFLVKFRKEDDADFVLTQGPWLVAGHYLTVQLWSPHFDNSNEKIEKITAWIRLPGMPLHYYHKKIIRMLGHVIGKVIKIDYNTELATRGKFARIAVEVSLGSPLISQFLLDGRIQRIEYEALPTICFGCGKYGHISSSCPDKLILENRGEKTAVMAPGEPTNAKSEVSTMAVNPDNPKFGP, from the coding sequence ATGTTCTCAACCAAAAACTCTCTCGACAAGAACAGCCCTCCTCCCCTTGAGGATGATAGATCAACTAAGAAAACCAAATTCAGAGCACAAGGGGAGGATGGAGATAACCCATCTATGCTATCATTTCGAGATAAGCTAATGGAACAACAAAGGGGGATGATCGATGCTAAAAACAGTAGAGAAGATTTCATGGGGAGGGAAAAGGACATCGAAATTGAAAAGGAGGATGTGGTCATTGAACAGGAAGGCTATTTACCTTCGATTTCTTTTTCACAGAAAGTCCATGAGCAACTCATAAAACCATGGCAATCCACTGTGGTGGTGAAACTCCTTGGTCGCATGATTGGATACAAAGCGCTTTGTTCACAGCTGGAAATCTTGTGGCCTAATATTGGAGGATACTCTGTTATAGATTTGGATAATGGATATTTTCTCGTTAAGTTCAGGAAGGAAGACGATGCTGACTTTGTTCTTACACAAGGGCCATGGCTTGTGGCAGGGCATTACCTGACTGTCCAGCTATGGTCGCCTCATTTCGACAACTCGAatgaaaagattgaaaaaatcACGGCATGGATAAGGCTTCCAGGTATGCCTCTGCACTAttaccataaaaaaatcattagaaTGTTAGGACATGTCATTGGAAaggttatcaaaattgattataataCGGAATTGGCGACGAGAGGGAAGTTTGCCCGTATTGCAGTTGAAGTATCCCTTGGAAGCCCTTTAATCTCTCAATTTTTACTGGATGGAAGAATCCAAAGGATTGAATATGAAGCACTTCCAACAATATGCTTTGGATGTGGAAAGTATGGACACATATCTTCCTCTTGCCCGGATAAGTTGATTTTGGAAAATAGAGGGGAAAAGACGGCTGTTATGGCTCCAGGTGAACCTACTAACGCAAAGTCCGAGGTCTCGACGATGGCAGTTAATCCGGACAATCCAAAATTTGGCCCTTGA